The Primulina tabacum isolate GXHZ01 chromosome 10, ASM2559414v2, whole genome shotgun sequence region TCTCTAATAAGAAATCCCATAAAGATAGATTTCCTAAAAGGACAGCACCCACAAAAAATCCCCTGTACAAAGCCAAATGAACTCAGATTCAAACTATGTGACATAAAACTAGAACCTTTTGGATATATGCATCACTTTTCTTACATTGACGGAAAAAGGGTTAACATGAAACTTGAATGTGAGATGATGGGATCGACATGAACGCCATGACCAAGCAGGATTCCAAAATAGCCAACATGTTAATTTATCTATGACATGAAACAGGATAAGAAACAATTGAGTTTAAGAGCGAACAGATCTCCTATTTATGTTAATACAAGCATCGTAACAGAACCATAGGATTCTCAATAAATCTAAATGTTTGGAATCAGTTTCGTGTTCCATATGAATGGTTGAGAAACAAAGATTTCATGTCTCACCCCCCAACATAGGTAAGCAACTCCTTCTGCTTAGGTGCAACAGCATCGCGATTCCTGTCCTGCACAATTTGTTGAAGCTCCTCGATTCCTGCTTCCAGCTTGTTGAGCAATTCAACCCCAACGTCAACCTTTGACTTTGCGAGACCTTGGACAATCAAGGTTCTACCTTGCTTGAGATTCATTGATGCCTGCCTCACATTCTACAGCTCAAGCAAGTGCTAAAAGTCAAAACATTATTATACATTGTGGAAATTGTAAGAACGCCTATAAACACGAAATCTTAATTTCATAATACGACAAACGATGAACAAGACCATATAAACAATTGAGGTTTCTCACTCTTTCCACAAGATCAAGGGCCCTGACACCTGCAATCTTCAAACTTTCAGTAATATCTTCAAGTGGCTTCTGAACCTCCCGAATCGCCTTATTGTCAATAGGTAATGCATACCTCAACAATGCTCCAGGGTCCTTAATCGGCGGCCCCGAAATCAGAACCGAAACATCTGGCAATGCTGGAAAAACAGCTTTGGCACTAGCCATTTCTGGCCATCCCAATGCATGAGCACCCGTAACCAACCCAACCGCAAGTGCTACAGAAATGGCACATTTTTTTATTGCAGAAAACCCATCTCTCTGCAAAACATAAAGCACATCAAACCCATATTttaaacttcaaatttctaGCAAAGACTACACACACCAATATGATCATTCACAATCCATCCCCCACAAGAAATCTATGAAACATGTATACGAGCTTGCCTGTTCATCTGCAGGGAGAAACGAACTTGGCTTTTGAGAAGAACAAAGAGGCGTAAACAGCCGGGTCGAAGAATTACATAAAGATGAAAGCTTGCCACACTTAGGTGGAACCTTATGGGCAATAAACTTTGTGGTGGCTGTTAAATGTGAAGATGGACAACGGTGGGATGAAATCATTGCTGCCATTGATGAAAAAAACTTAGTTCCCACTTTTTCAGCAAAAGATTAGAAACAACATCGGGATCTTGGATAAAAGAAGACAGGCTGTGAGAAAACGATTGGAGAGAAAAAAGATAAGATTAAAAAAATCCGGGAAAATCCAAGCCACGGCGTGTGTCGAATCGAACATCATGCGCATAATTTAGTCAACCTCACTCTCCGGATAAGATTATCGATCTTCAACTGAGAGTTGTAGGGCCCTAGACTATTGGGCCTCATTTTAGACCGGGCTAAAAGTTTTATTCAATTAAATCCAGGTAAAGcccaataaatatttcttaCTATCAATCGAGCACCTCCGTACATAATTTACaatatattttattcattgtaattagGTCTAACCCTGTGACCTTTGTGTCATataaactataaaaaaaattatcataaagGTACCATTTTCgaacaagaaaaataataaataatttatgttatcatattatttaaaagatttcagatatataaaaattgaaaagtaatataatttattatatcaatcaataaaattaattataatcataatttaacGAAGATTAGATCTCTTGTAAGattgtctcacgaatctttatctgtgagacgggtcaaccctaccgatattcatgataaaaaaacaatattcttagcataaagattaatatttttttatgaataatctaaataagagatccgtctcacaaaatacgacttgtgagaccgtttcacacaaatttttgccttcaACGTATATATATTTGATGGAACGAAATGATTGTTGTAAATAAAAGGTAGGCATGTTTTAAAAATGTTGCTTTCTtatcataaaatttaaatatattatttaaaaatttcaaaataaaatttctggCACGATTTAATAAGAATTTTAGCACGAAACCAAATTTGGACAAGTTTGATAATAAGTAgtgaaacaaaattaaaattgcAATTTGGCATTAAAAGCACGACACGATATTGTCCGAATGGTTGCTTGCAAATTACATCAATCCTTCGTCCACCACTCCCCATCACACTGTTATACTCAAACAAGCAATTGTTTCGAGCAGCGTGGAAGCCACAATACAAAGCAGCGGAGGACATGGCGAGAAGCGGAGGAGCACGGAACCCCAGCAGCTTCTGCTACAGGGAGGTACTGCCGTTTACGGCGATAGTGGCCATGGAGTGTACCAACGTCGGCCTCAACACACTCTACAAGCTCGCCACTCTCCGCGGCATGAGCCGCCACGTCTTTGTGGTTTACGCATACGCCGTCGCAGCTCTGGTTCTCCTCCCGTCGCCGTTCTTATCGCGCCGGTCGGCTGTGTGCTCAATTTCTCTCTTTTGACTGTATTAATCCGGTTGCTTGTTTTTAATGTCATGGTTGACTTTTGATCGATAAATTTGGCGTGAATCATTCAGATCACGAGCTCTACCACCGTTGAATTTCTCCATACTGATCAAAATCGTTCTCCTCGGAATCATCGGGTGTGCCAAATTATTCATGGATTAATTGGTGAAATCAACTTACAATTTAACCAAATAATCGTTTTAAAAGTACTTTTTTTCCCGGTGAATGCAGGTATACTTCGCAGATAATGGGATACACCGGAATCAATTACAGTTCTCCGACGCTTGCTTCGGCGATGAGCAACTTGGTCCCGGCCTTTACTTTTGTTCTTGCCATCATTTTCAGGTTCTGTCACTTCCTCTCCCTTTTCagcttttctttttctttatcATCGTGCAGggatttatattattattattaatttgcgGTCGTTTTTATCTCTtctttaaaattcaataattgatCATTCATGGGTTACGTGATACCAAGCACTAGCTTTTTTTCTTTggcattattttttttaacgtgAATTGTTAGCTAACCATATGGATATATATACAAGCAATGGTTGTGTATCTATATTTTGAAGGTTACGTACGATACTTAAAATCCAAATCCACCTCAGtaaaatttttcccaaaaatgaAAAGTAACGTTGTGGTCCGATCTTTTCCACGAAGTACATCATTCGATAATGGTGTTGGAAAGTGGTTTGGGATATTTTTGCAGGATGGAGAAGGTGAAGTTATCAAGCACGAGTAGCAAGGCCAAAATAATTGGCTCAATGGTCTCAATATCAGGAGCCTTCGTGGTGACTTTGTACAAGGGCCCGATCTTATTTCCTTACACAAACTACTCTCGCGTTTCACTACATCGTCAAATTTTGAGTTCCTTGCAATCAAATTGGAC contains the following coding sequences:
- the LOC142505235 gene encoding peptidyl-prolyl cis-trans isomerase CYP38, chloroplastic-like, which encodes MAAMISSHRCPSSHLTATTKFIAHKVPPKCGKLSSLCNSSTRLFTPLCSSQKPSSFLPADEQRDGFSAIKKCAISVALAVGLVTGAHALGWPEMASAKAVFPALPDVSVLISGPPIKDPGALLRYALPIDNKAIREVQKPLEDITESLKIAGVRALDLVERNVRQASMNLKQGRTLIVQGLAKSKVDVGVELLNKLEAGIEELQQIVQDRNRDAVAPKQKELLTYVGGVEEDMVDGFPYEVPDEYKDMPLLKGRATVNMKVKLKNNPNMNECIFRIILDGYNAPVTAGNMLDLVERHFYDGMEIQRADGFVVQTGDPDGPAEGFVDPSTGKTRTVPLEIMAKGEKAPFYGETLEELGLYKAQTKLPFNAFGTMAMAREEFENNSGSSQVFWLLKESELTPSNANILDGRYAVFGYVIENEDILADVKVGDVIESMQVVAGLENLVNPSYKIAG
- the LOC142505761 gene encoding WAT1-related protein At3g28050-like, producing the protein MARSGGARNPSSFCYREVLPFTAIVAMECTNVGLNTLYKLATLRGMSRHVFVVYAYAVAALVLLPSPFLSRRSRALPPLNFSILIKIVLLGIIGYTSQIMGYTGINYSSPTLASAMSNLVPAFTFVLAIIFRMEKVKLSSTSSKAKIIGSMVSISGAFVVTLYKGPILFPYTNYSRVSLHRQILSSLQSNWTIGSLFLAVEYSLVPLWYIVMTQILKEYPAELTLIFSYTLCVSILGGIVGFFVEPDSSKWKITPSVALASYLCSGIFGCCLNNAVHAWALHVRGPVYVAMFKPLSIAIAAAMGVIILGDTLYLGSVIGATVIAIGFYTVMWGKAKEEMVEFDETSDLESSSATLKHPLLRSHKAEETL